ATCCTTGAGCGCCTTGCCGGGCTTGAAGGCAACGGTACGGCTGGCAGGGATTTCCAGCGTCTGACCGGTTTGCGGATTCTTGCCGGTACGTGCCGCACGCTCGCGTACGGTAAATGAACCGAAGCCGATCAGCGTGACATCTTCACCGCGAGCCACGCTGGAGCTGATCTCTTCGAGAATGGCGTTCAGGACCTGACCGGCCTTGTCCTTGGAAAGATCTGCCTGAGCCGCAATGGCGGCAGCAAGTTCTGGTTTGCGCATAGCGCCTCCTGGGTTGGGCAATTCAGGCGTGAATGACACCTGGCTTGTTGTTTTCCATCATGACCGCAAGGCTCATGACAGCTGTCCGACAGGAGTCGGGCAGGGTATCCTTCACAATCGAACAGCGTTCGACGACGCATAGCCTAGCAATGTCCTCGTATCGAGCGCCAGCATCACCTTGCGTTGCCTCGTCGAACGGATGACGATGACAGGCCGTATCGCAGGCCGAAACCACTTGTCTTCGCTCTTATCGGCAGAATCGAGCCTTACATGATCCCATCATCACAAGACATGCCCGCCAGCCCCCTGGTGCTGCGCCAGTGGCGCCCACTGGCAGTGGCAGCGGTGCAGCTCTCGCCTCACTGGCAGCGCTGGCTGGGCGCCAGGGGGTCATTGACCGCTCGACTGGCAGACCGGGTCAAAGGGCCGATCACGGTAAAAATCCATGCCGAGCACGCGGCTCCCCCGACACTTGATGAGGCGAGAAGACTCGCCTTGCCACAGCGCCGGCTGGCCTGGATTCGTGAAGTGACCCTCGAATATGCCGATGTTCCATTGATTGCCGCGCGCAGTGTCGTACCACTTGGAGAACTCCCCCGCGAAGTGCGTCTGCTGGGTCGCAAGGCGCTGGGACACTGGTTGTTCAGCCATCCTGATGTCACACGCTCCGCCATCGAACTGACGGATCATTCCTTGCAGATCGCCGGACACCAGGGCATCTGGACCCGACGCTCGGTCTTCCGGCATCCCCGTTGTCGATTACTGGTCCAGGAGAGTTTTCTGCCCGCGCTGGCCGATCTCATGCATGACGATTCGGCCGAAATCAGTGAATCCCGGCAGGAATCGCAACGTCATCCACGTCCGCCCGCCCCGATCATGGAGAACGCATGACCGCTCGTACTGCGCTGCAACGTATTCCCGATTTTTTGCGCCTGACACGGCTGGATCGCCCGATCGGCACCTGGCTTCTGATGTGGCCGACCCTTGCAGCGCTCTGGCTGGCGGCCGATGGCCTGCCTCAGCGTACCAATCTGATCATCTTCGTGGCTGGCGTATACGCGATGCGTGCTGCCGGCTGCGTGATCAACGACTACGCCGATCGCAACTTTGACGGTCATGTCAGACGCACCCGCGAGCGTCCGCTGGCGACCGGGCGCATCAGCGAACGCGAGGCACTGACACTGTTTGCTGCACTGATCGCTCTCTCCTTCGTGCTGGTCTGCTTCACCAATCTCTTTACCATTGCCCTGTCACTGGGCGGTGCGGCCCTGGCAGCCACCTATCCGTTCATGAAGCGCTATACCCACTTTCCCCAGGTCGTGCTGGGCGCTGCCTTCGGCTGGGGCATCCCGATGGCCTTCGGGGCCGAACAGCAGACGGTGCCCGCCATCGCCTGGTGGCTGTTTGCCGCCGGACTGGTATGGACTCAGGTCTACGATACCCAATACGCCATGGTGGACCGCGATGACGACCTGAAAATCGGCATCAAATCGACCGCCATCATCTTCGGCCGCTTCGATCTGATGATTCTGGGCGCGCTGCAAACCCTGATGCTGGTACTGCTGGCCGTGGTCGGCGGTCTGGCCGGGCTTAACGGCTTCTACTGGCTGGCACTGGTGGCCATCGCCGCAATCTTTGGCTATCAGCAATGGCTGACCCGGGGACGCACCCGAGAGGGCTGCTTTGCGGCCTTTCTCAACAATCACTGGGTGGGTGTGGTGCTGTTCGCCGGGGTGGTACTGGCGACCTGGCCGACGCCCTGAGGACACCTGCGCTGGACAGCACACCGGCTGTCACAATACTGTCATCGCTCACCGGTTAAATCGTCACCGAGTTGTCACGTTCGTTTGCCGGAGTATGACGCATGTCCCGAACCGTGCTGATCGTCGATGATGAGGCCTCGATTCGCGAAATGATCGCCGTTGCCCTCGAAATGGCAGATTTCCGCATTATCGAGGCCGAGAATGCCCAGCAGGCACACGCCCGGGTGGTGGATGAACATCCCGATCTGATCCTGCTCGACTGGATGCTGCCGGGCACCAGTGGCATCGAGCTGGCCCGCCGGCTCAAACGCGATGAAACCACCCGCGAAGTCCCCATCATCCTGCTCACTGCTCGTAGTGAAGAGGACAACAAGATTCAGGGGCTGGAGAGTGGTGCCGACGATTACATCACCAAACCCTTTTCACCGCGTGAACTCGTCGCCCGGCTCAAGGCCGTCCTGCGGCGTACGACACCACGTGGCGTGGAAGAAACGGTCGAGATCAACGGGCTGGCGCTGGACCCTGCCAGTCACCGGGTCAGTATCAATGGCCAGTCACTTGAGATCGGTCCGACCGAATATCGGCTTTTGCAATTCTTCATGACCCATCAGGAACGTGCCTATACGCGCGCCCAGCTGCTCGATCAGGTGTGGGGCGGTAATGTCTATGTCGAGGAGCGAACGGTTGATGTTCATATCCGTCGACTGCGCAAGGCACTGGGCGATGATCATCAGCAGCTGGTGCAGACGGTGCGAGGCACGGGCTATCGTTTCTCGACTCGTTGAGGGTTTCATCCATCGTTTGATAGCGACGGACACGCGTGCATTACTGGATCAATGAACTCTGGCGACTCGCCTATCTGGTACTCGGTTTCGGCCTGCTGGGCTGGCTGATCGGCTACCCTGGCTGGGGGATCGCGCTGGGACTGGCGGTTCACATGGCCTTTACCCTGCGCCATCTCAGAAAGCTCTATGTCTGGCTGGAAGCGCCGGTCGAACAGTCACCGCCGGCCGGTGAAGGGGTCTGGGGCGATCTGTTTGACCGCCTCTACCGCTATCAGAAGGGCCAGCGCCATATGCAGGGGCGGCTGCGTTCGGTCATCAATCGGGTGCAGGAGTCCAGCGAGGCGATGCGCGAAGGCGTGATCATGCTCGACTCCAGCGGCAATCTGGACTGGTGGAACAGTGCCGCCCAGCGACTGCTCGAGCTTGAACCCCATCATGACCGGGGCCAGCATCTCACCAACTATCTGCGTGATCCCCACTTCATCGAATACTTCCGTGGCAACGACTATCGCGAGCCGTTAACCCTGGCCTCTCCGATCCGCGACAACATGATGCTGGAAGTTCAGATCACCCTGTTCGGCGATAACGAGCGTCTGATCGTGATCCGCGATATCACCCGCCTGCATCGGCTGGAAATGATGCGACGCGATTTTGTCGCCAATGTTTCGCATGAGCTGCGCACGCCCCTGACCGTGCTGGCCGGCTATCTCGAAACCTGGCTTGATCATCGCGACAACCTGCCCGAGCGGCTGGTGCGGGGTCTCACCCAGATGGAGGCCCAGACCGATCGCATGCAGCGCCTGGTCAGCGATCTGCTGACGCTGGCTCGACTGGAGACCGCCGATCGTCATGACAGCGACCGGCCCATCTCGATCGCCGCACTCTGTCACCAGGCCGTCATCGATGGAGAGGCTCTGGCCGGAGGTAGCCACCATTTTCATACCGACATCGAAGATGATCGCTGGTTCTATGGCGATGAGCAGGAGCTGGCCAGCGCACTGTCCAATCTGGTTTATAACGCCGTGCGCTATACGCCCGAGGGCAGCACCATCACGCTACGCTATCAACCCTGGGAAGGCGGTGATGGTGCCCTGTCGGTGATCGATGATGGCGATGGCATAGAACCCCAGCATCTCGATCGTCTGACCGAACGCTTCTATCGCATCGACAAGAGCCGTTCGCTGGCCAGTGGCGGCACCGGTCTGGGGCTGGCTATCGTCAAACACGTGCTGTTTCGACACGACGCTCGGCTCGAGATCGAAAGCACCCCGGGCGATGGTGCCGAATTCCGCTGCATACTACCGGCAGCCCGTCTGAGCCCGGCCACCACCGGCACCGCCCTGTCCGAGCCCTCCAACGCCCGGCTTCGGGACTGAAACGGCAATCCCTTACGATTATCCACAACCGGTTGAGGATCAACCGGCTGTGGATAATTCATGCTTCCAGAAGCGCCATCGCAGTCGCCCGCCCCTGATAGCGTTCAATCAGCGCAAACAGCCTCGCAGCAGTATCGGTATCGATCACTCCCCGGGCTTCGGTAGGACGAAAATGCAACTGAAAGGCCCGGATCACCGGCTGCAGGGCTTGAGCATCATGACTGTCCGGCACGGCATAGCCCCAGGCGGCCAGGGCCCGATGCATCAACGCGCCATCAGGCTGATGCTGTTGAAACCGCTCACGCCAGCGCATCACGGCTGAAGGCCTCGGCCAGGCACCGATACCTGCTTCATGCAATCGTCGCCAGGGAAAGAACGGCCCGGGATCGACCTTGCGTCCTGGTGCGACATCACCATGGGCCAGCACATGAGCCGGATCGATGTGGTAACGCCTGACAATATCCTGTGCCAGCCGAATGACCAGCTCGATCTGATCTTCCGAAAACGGTGACCAGACGCGTCCTGCCGGCGTCTCGTGATAGCCCTCGTTGACGATTTCGATACCGATCGAGGTGTCATTGAGATGGTGGCGATCGCCCCACTGGCTCACCCCGGCATGCCAGGCACGCTGCTTCTCATCGAGCAACTGCAGCACCACCGGCTGCCCTGCCCAGCGAGCCGGATGATCGAGCACCAGATAGTGAACGCTGACATCGGAACCCGTCAGCGCCCTGAGCGCCGATGCATCATTGCCATCGGTATAATGCACAATCAGAAAGCGTACCCGCTCGTTAAAGGCTTGCGCCCTGATCGAATGATCGACGGCAAATGATCCCCGCTGTTCGAGCCTGCGGCCCAGGCGGGTCGTATATTGATGAGCCGGTACCGTATCGACCAGTACCGGGGGCGACATCTCGTCCATCGCTACCCCAACCGATGGACCACTGCCGGATGAAACAGACTGGCTCGTACAACCCGATAGCCACAATACTGCGCCAGCAACGAGCAGTACCCCTGCTCGCTGCCTCTCAACGAATCCGGTCACGCGCCGCTGCCTCGTTCCCCTCAGGCAACGCCAGTGTGCGATAGTGCTGGCGCCACATCAGTACACCCGCGGCTACGGCGCCCGGCATGATGAGCAGATTGACCAGCGGAATCCAGACCGTAGCGGCCACTACGCCGCCAAAGGTCAGCGTGGTCCACCACCGCC
This DNA window, taken from Kushneria phosphatilytica, encodes the following:
- the phoB gene encoding phosphate regulon transcriptional regulator PhoB, with protein sequence MSRTVLIVDDEASIREMIAVALEMADFRIIEAENAQQAHARVVDEHPDLILLDWMLPGTSGIELARRLKRDETTREVPIILLTARSEEDNKIQGLESGADDYITKPFSPRELVARLKAVLRRTTPRGVEETVEINGLALDPASHRVSINGQSLEIGPTEYRLLQFFMTHQERAYTRAQLLDQVWGGNVYVEERTVDVHIRRLRKALGDDHQQLVQTVRGTGYRFSTR
- the ubiA gene encoding 4-hydroxybenzoate octaprenyltransferase gives rise to the protein MTARTALQRIPDFLRLTRLDRPIGTWLLMWPTLAALWLAADGLPQRTNLIIFVAGVYAMRAAGCVINDYADRNFDGHVRRTRERPLATGRISEREALTLFAALIALSFVLVCFTNLFTIALSLGGAALAATYPFMKRYTHFPQVVLGAAFGWGIPMAFGAEQQTVPAIAWWLFAAGLVWTQVYDTQYAMVDRDDDLKIGIKSTAIIFGRFDLMILGALQTLMLVLLAVVGGLAGLNGFYWLALVAIAAIFGYQQWLTRGRTREGCFAAFLNNHWVGVVLFAGVVLATWPTP
- a CDS encoding HU family DNA-binding protein; its protein translation is MRKPELAAAIAAQADLSKDKAGQVLNAILEEISSSVARGEDVTLIGFGSFTVRERAARTGKNPQTGQTLEIPASRTVAFKPGKALKDSIN
- the phoR gene encoding phosphate regulon sensor histidine kinase PhoR produces the protein MHYWINELWRLAYLVLGFGLLGWLIGYPGWGIALGLAVHMAFTLRHLRKLYVWLEAPVEQSPPAGEGVWGDLFDRLYRYQKGQRHMQGRLRSVINRVQESSEAMREGVIMLDSSGNLDWWNSAAQRLLELEPHHDRGQHLTNYLRDPHFIEYFRGNDYREPLTLASPIRDNMMLEVQITLFGDNERLIVIRDITRLHRLEMMRRDFVANVSHELRTPLTVLAGYLETWLDHRDNLPERLVRGLTQMEAQTDRMQRLVSDLLTLARLETADRHDSDRPISIAALCHQAVIDGEALAGGSHHFHTDIEDDRWFYGDEQELASALSNLVYNAVRYTPEGSTITLRYQPWEGGDGALSVIDDGDGIEPQHLDRLTERFYRIDKSRSLASGGTGLGLAIVKHVLFRHDARLEIESTPGDGAEFRCILPAARLSPATTGTALSEPSNARLRD
- a CDS encoding N-acetylmuramoyl-L-alanine amidase produces the protein MDEMSPPVLVDTVPAHQYTTRLGRRLEQRGSFAVDHSIRAQAFNERVRFLIVHYTDGNDASALRALTGSDVSVHYLVLDHPARWAGQPVVLQLLDEKQRAWHAGVSQWGDRHHLNDTSIGIEIVNEGYHETPAGRVWSPFSEDQIELVIRLAQDIVRRYHIDPAHVLAHGDVAPGRKVDPGPFFPWRRLHEAGIGAWPRPSAVMRWRERFQQHQPDGALMHRALAAWGYAVPDSHDAQALQPVIRAFQLHFRPTEARGVIDTDTAARLFALIERYQGRATAMALLEA
- a CDS encoding chorismate--pyruvate lyase family protein, which translates into the protein MPASPLVLRQWRPLAVAAVQLSPHWQRWLGARGSLTARLADRVKGPITVKIHAEHAAPPTLDEARRLALPQRRLAWIREVTLEYADVPLIAARSVVPLGELPREVRLLGRKALGHWLFSHPDVTRSAIELTDHSLQIAGHQGIWTRRSVFRHPRCRLLVQESFLPALADLMHDDSAEISESRQESQRHPRPPAPIMENA